The proteins below come from a single Tachypleus tridentatus isolate NWPU-2018 chromosome 13, ASM421037v1, whole genome shotgun sequence genomic window:
- the LOC143240717 gene encoding rho GTPase-activating protein 45-like isoform X4: MRVVFDCYPLLKSTELFMSTLAVIRQVKEFEYENENGDPSEFLNCVEQLSHVFCSRVSDYIMGDLDPRQSQKDESSENLLSSSGVSNLVFSQGKGPKSPVLSPEDIDLKLLATEDGVSLALQRAKLWSKYAKDVICYVEKKTSQEMEHARNLTKLAQSMKPVLKEESYLPFQSIYCTALDQDLEYASSLYDNYEMLHTHKFIEPLSARRVEYEKARKQIKDRWHRELKKMEETVSNLRKARALYVQRQQDYEKAKDSADKAENCENNESSSKVDKKRRLEDDTLQKAKEAETTYKACVAEANERQLWLEKTKREVLQEVRELICHCDQTMKAVTVSYFQLQHTMSAPFPVQFQTLCESSRLYEPGQQYMEYVKRLPEPLGWSTKVLPAFVFEPYSPDSRSEKSSRSSNVSVNSYEDVLHRHLVESNGATLQQPLRIFNGFSRFIQSSDTDSISSCQSTKFQENWSPPSPQLGSYKIRSMSIGDEFEMDTDQVDCSMPSVRRLFMSKAAETHSFKKIRKPSRCRECDSYVYFQGFECLQCGLACHKKCLENLAIQCGSTRVPCKMTTFGVNLTTHAAETGRKIPLIVIRCVSEIDQRGSSIRGIYRVSGVKSRVENLCQLFENTPDLVDLYKIHPFVIASVLKRFFMQLSEPLLTFELYQEFIELAKDNSVQKEVCEKETIEKLKELVNKLPTVHYITLAFLIHHLKRISENVEKNNMPPSNLGIVFGPNLLKTSEGNASLNSLIDTVHQAKAIELLIIHVEEIFGPPEVAYPDILQELDELYRMKPWNKNEEHPVERSVSTTSDVSDDHNYSLEPADDSELLDDSMQETSLDLEVPESVRSKLPRCDSDEWLVSEIELDSDKPLLLESSPFIRSKYSFYGKSRLRKVSPNHHIYEGNVQSLENEGNMKTDEKQPCHDSIDSASNHRVPEMSLSHYYGLSIHLNSTPTHKNPAVVHSSTPRIHTNGKSAGCPPSRVSEELATVTSQDKPETNMYLTAPTVNVAGQNILTSPVSAQHPGVKHSSHSCSSHLEQQPCDTRQQKERLSDETLHAINSSSKNREILGLSVLDRNITFPRSRYSLACLPVSTSESRSRTSSLPNEEPYTILAPDKNKVSQQKLDVPSQKLERRHVNTLAVSNKSSQTPTVPLFSSSLGPLSPKVSSSKTSRYEITTDIQKGETQRENSPCSQLHFV, translated from the exons TCTTCCGAAAATCTTCTGTCGTCAAGTGGTGTTTCTAATCTAGTGTTCTCACAAGGAAAAGGACCAA AATCTCCAGTCCTTTCACCCGAGGATATCGACCTCAAACTTCTGGCCACCGAGGATGGAGTCTCACTCGCCTTACAGAGAGCAAAGCTATGGTCCAAGTACGCAAAGGATGTTATTTGTTACGTAGAAAAAAAGACTAGTCAAG AAATGGAACATGCTCGTAACCTGACAAAGTTAGCACAGTCGATGAAACCGGTTTTGAAAGAAGAG AGTTACTTACCGTTCCAGTCCATTTACTGTACAGCTCTCGATCAGGATCTGGAATATGCTAGCTCCCTCTATGATAACTACGAAATGCTACACACTCATAAGTTTATTGAG CCACTGTCTGCGAGAAGGGTTGAGTATGAAAAAGCTCGAAAACAAATCAAAGACAGGTGGCATCGAGAACTAAAGAAAATG GAGGAAACAGTTTCAAATCTTCGAAAAGCCAGAGCACTTTATGTTCAAAGACAACAAGATTATGAAAAGGCCAAAGATTCTGCAGACAAGGCTGAAAATTGTGAGAACAATGAATCATCGAGCAAAGTGGACAAAAAACGGCGACTTGAAGATGATACCCTTCAGAAGGCTAAAGAAGCTGAAACAACTTATAAGGCTTGTGTAGCCGAAGCTAATGAGAGACAACTGTGGTTAGAAAAGACAAAG AGAGAAGTGTTACAAGAAGTGAGAGAATTGATCTGCCATTGTGATCAGACAATGAAAGCTGTGACTGTGTCTTACTTCCAGCTTCAGCACACTATGTCAGCACCTTTTCCTGTTCAG TTCCAGACACTGTGTGAAAGTAGCAGGCTTTACGAACCAGGACAACAGTACATGGAGTATGTAAAGAGACTGCCTGAACCATTGGGATGGTCTACCAAAGTTCTACCTGCATTTGTTTTTGAACCTTATTCACCTGATTCCAG ATCAGAAAAATCGTCACGATCTTCAAACGTTTCAGTCAACAGCTATGAGGATGTATTACATCGTCACTTAGTTGAATCAA ATGGTGCCACATTACAACAGCCTTTACGGATTTTCAATGGCTTTTCTCGATTTATTCAATCAAGCGATACAGATAGCATAAGTAGCTGTCAGAGTACAAAATTTCAAGAGAACTGGTCACCTCCAAGTCCTCAGTTGGGGTCATACAAAATCAGAAGCATGTCCATAGGAGATGAATTCGAAATGGACACAGATCAGG ttGATTGTTCTATGCCTTCAGTCAGAAGGCTCTTCATGTCCAAGGCTGCTGAGACACACAGTTTCAAAAAGATCAGAAAACCATCCAGGTGTAGAGAGTGTGATTCATATGTTTATTTCCAAGGATTTGAATGCTTGCAG TGTGGGCTTGCATGCCACAAGAAATGTTTGGAGAATTTAGCCATTCAGTGTGGGAGTACTAGAGTACCGTGCAAGATGACCACTTTCGGAGTCAATCTGACCACTCATGCAGCAGAAACTGGCAGAAAGATCCCTTTGATAGTCATTCGATGCGTTTCAGAAATAGATCAAAGAGGATCATCCATAAGA GGAATATATCGGGTGTCAGGGGTCAAGTCCCGTGTTGAAAATCTGTGTCAGCTTTTTGAAAATACTCCAGATTTGGTTGACCTGTACAAAATCCATCCCTTTGTCATAGCTAGTGTCCTCAAGAGGTTCTTCATGCAG TTGTCTGAACCACTTTTAACGTTTGAACTTTATCAAGAATTTATAGAGCTTGCAAAG GACAATTCAGTACAGAAAGAAGTGTGTGAGAAAGAAACCATTGAGAAGCTCAAAGAATTGGTTAATAAGCTTCCAACAGTGCACTATATAACTCTGGCATTTTTAATCCACCATTTGAAAAG gATATCAGAAAATGTAGAGAAGAATAACATGCCACCAAGTAACCTTGGTATTGTGTTTGGACCAAACTTGCTTAAAACAAG TGAAGGAAATGCCTCGTTGAACTCTTTGATCGACACGGTGCATCAAGCTAAGGCCATAGAATTGTTGATCATTCATGTGGAAGAGATTTTTGGACCACCTGAAGTGGCCTATCCAGACATTCTTCAAGAACTGGATGAGTTATATAGGATGAAACCATGGAATAAAA ATGAGGAACATCCTGTTGAGCGTTCAGTATCAACTACAAGTGATGTTAGTGATGACCACAACTATAGTCTGGAACCTGCTGATGACAGTGAACTTCTTGATGACTCCATGCAAGAAACTTCTCTTGACCTGGAGGTTCCAGAATCTGTAAGGAGCAAACTACCCAGGTGTGACTCAG ATGAATGGCTGGTTTCAGAGATTGAACTAGACAGTGATAAACCACTTCTGCTAGAGAGCTCACCATTCATTAGGTCCAAGTATTCATTCTACGGAAAGTCAAGGCTCAGAAAAGTGAGCCCTAATCATCACATCTACGAGGGCAATGTTCAGAGCCTGGAAAATGAAGGTAATATGAAAACAGATGAAAAACAGCCTTGTCATGATAGTATTGACAGTGCTTCTAATCATAGAGTACCTGAAATGTCTCTCAGTCATTATTATGGGCTTTCCATACACCTCAACTCCACTCCAACTCATAAAAATCCTGCTGTTGTTCACTCTTCCACTCCAAGAATTCACACGAATGGAAAATCTGCAGGCTGTCCTCCTTCCCGAGTCAGTGAAGAATTAGCTACAGTTACTAGTCAAGACAAACCTGAAACTAACATGTATTTAACAGCACCAACAGTCAATGTTGCTGGACAGAATATTCTCACATCACCAGTCAGTGCCCAGCATCCAGGTGTAAAACATTCCTCGCACTCTTGTAGCTCGCACTTAGAGCAACAACCGTGTGACACACGGCAGCAAAAGGAGAGACTTTCAGATGAGACCTTACATGCTATCAATTCTAGTTCAAAAAACAGAGAGATCTTAG GGCTGTCTGTTCTAGATAGGAATATAACTTTCCCCCGTAGCCGCTACTCTTTAGCCTGTCTTCCAGTTTCCACGTCAGAAAGCAGGTCTCGAACAAG TTCACTACCTAACGAGGAACCTTATACTATTTTGGCTcctgataaaaataaagtatcacAGCAAAAACTGGATGTCCCATCCCAAAAACTTGAAAGACGACACGTTAACACTTTGGCCGTTTCAAATAAAAGTTCACAAACACCAACAGTGCCCTTGTTCTCTTCATCGCTCGGTCCGTTAAGCCCAAAAGTTAGCTCGTCCAAAACCTCGCGCTATGAAATTACAACAGACATCCAAAAGGGGGAGACACAAAGAGAAAATAGTCCCTGCAGCCAACTACACTTCGTCTGA
- the LOC143240717 gene encoding rho GTPase-activating protein 45-like isoform X6, with protein sequence MKFCIHPIIPSCLPMEFRDGVSDYIMGDLDPRQSQKDESSENLLSSSGVSNLVFSQGKGPKSPVLSPEDIDLKLLATEDGVSLALQRAKLWSKYAKDVICYVEKKTSQEMEHARNLTKLAQSMKPVLKEESYLPFQSIYCTALDQDLEYASSLYDNYEMLHTHKFIEPLSARRVEYEKARKQIKDRWHRELKKMEETVSNLRKARALYVQRQQDYEKAKDSADKAENCENNESSSKVDKKRRLEDDTLQKAKEAETTYKACVAEANERQLWLEKTKREVLQEVRELICHCDQTMKAVTVSYFQLQHTMSAPFPVQFQTLCESSRLYEPGQQYMEYVKRLPEPLGWSTKVLPAFVFEPYSPDSRSEKSSRSSNVSVNSYEDVLHRHLVESNGATLQQPLRIFNGFSRFIQSSDTDSISSCQSTKFQENWSPPSPQLGSYKIRSMSIGDEFEMDTDQVDCSMPSVRRLFMSKAAETHSFKKIRKPSRCRECDSYVYFQGFECLQCGLACHKKCLENLAIQCGSTRVPCKMTTFGVNLTTHAAETGRKIPLIVIRCVSEIDQRGSSIRGIYRVSGVKSRVENLCQLFENTPDLVDLYKIHPFVIASVLKRFFMQLSEPLLTFELYQEFIELAKDNSVQKEVCEKETIEKLKELVNKLPTVHYITLAFLIHHLKRISENVEKNNMPPSNLGIVFGPNLLKTSEGNASLNSLIDTVHQAKAIELLIIHVEEIFGPPEVAYPDILQELDELYRMKPWNKNEEHPVERSVSTTSDVSDDHNYSLEPADDSELLDDSMQETSLDLEVPESVRSKLPRCDSDEWLVSEIELDSDKPLLLESSPFIRSKYSFYGKSRLRKVSPNHHIYEGNVQSLENEGNMKTDEKQPCHDSIDSASNHRVPEMSLSHYYGLSIHLNSTPTHKNPAVVHSSTPRIHTNGKSAGCPPSRVSEELATVTSQDKPETNMYLTAPTVNVAGQNILTSPVSAQHPGVKHSSHSCSSHLEQQPCDTRQQKERLSDETLHAINSSSKNREILGLSVLDRNITFPRSRYSLACLPVSTSESRSRTSSLPNEEPYTILAPDKNKVSQQKLDVPSQKLERRHVNTLAVSNKSSQTPTVPLFSSSLGPLSPKVSSSKTSRYEITTDIQKGETQRENSPCSQLHFV encoded by the exons TCTTCCGAAAATCTTCTGTCGTCAAGTGGTGTTTCTAATCTAGTGTTCTCACAAGGAAAAGGACCAA AATCTCCAGTCCTTTCACCCGAGGATATCGACCTCAAACTTCTGGCCACCGAGGATGGAGTCTCACTCGCCTTACAGAGAGCAAAGCTATGGTCCAAGTACGCAAAGGATGTTATTTGTTACGTAGAAAAAAAGACTAGTCAAG AAATGGAACATGCTCGTAACCTGACAAAGTTAGCACAGTCGATGAAACCGGTTTTGAAAGAAGAG AGTTACTTACCGTTCCAGTCCATTTACTGTACAGCTCTCGATCAGGATCTGGAATATGCTAGCTCCCTCTATGATAACTACGAAATGCTACACACTCATAAGTTTATTGAG CCACTGTCTGCGAGAAGGGTTGAGTATGAAAAAGCTCGAAAACAAATCAAAGACAGGTGGCATCGAGAACTAAAGAAAATG GAGGAAACAGTTTCAAATCTTCGAAAAGCCAGAGCACTTTATGTTCAAAGACAACAAGATTATGAAAAGGCCAAAGATTCTGCAGACAAGGCTGAAAATTGTGAGAACAATGAATCATCGAGCAAAGTGGACAAAAAACGGCGACTTGAAGATGATACCCTTCAGAAGGCTAAAGAAGCTGAAACAACTTATAAGGCTTGTGTAGCCGAAGCTAATGAGAGACAACTGTGGTTAGAAAAGACAAAG AGAGAAGTGTTACAAGAAGTGAGAGAATTGATCTGCCATTGTGATCAGACAATGAAAGCTGTGACTGTGTCTTACTTCCAGCTTCAGCACACTATGTCAGCACCTTTTCCTGTTCAG TTCCAGACACTGTGTGAAAGTAGCAGGCTTTACGAACCAGGACAACAGTACATGGAGTATGTAAAGAGACTGCCTGAACCATTGGGATGGTCTACCAAAGTTCTACCTGCATTTGTTTTTGAACCTTATTCACCTGATTCCAG ATCAGAAAAATCGTCACGATCTTCAAACGTTTCAGTCAACAGCTATGAGGATGTATTACATCGTCACTTAGTTGAATCAA ATGGTGCCACATTACAACAGCCTTTACGGATTTTCAATGGCTTTTCTCGATTTATTCAATCAAGCGATACAGATAGCATAAGTAGCTGTCAGAGTACAAAATTTCAAGAGAACTGGTCACCTCCAAGTCCTCAGTTGGGGTCATACAAAATCAGAAGCATGTCCATAGGAGATGAATTCGAAATGGACACAGATCAGG ttGATTGTTCTATGCCTTCAGTCAGAAGGCTCTTCATGTCCAAGGCTGCTGAGACACACAGTTTCAAAAAGATCAGAAAACCATCCAGGTGTAGAGAGTGTGATTCATATGTTTATTTCCAAGGATTTGAATGCTTGCAG TGTGGGCTTGCATGCCACAAGAAATGTTTGGAGAATTTAGCCATTCAGTGTGGGAGTACTAGAGTACCGTGCAAGATGACCACTTTCGGAGTCAATCTGACCACTCATGCAGCAGAAACTGGCAGAAAGATCCCTTTGATAGTCATTCGATGCGTTTCAGAAATAGATCAAAGAGGATCATCCATAAGA GGAATATATCGGGTGTCAGGGGTCAAGTCCCGTGTTGAAAATCTGTGTCAGCTTTTTGAAAATACTCCAGATTTGGTTGACCTGTACAAAATCCATCCCTTTGTCATAGCTAGTGTCCTCAAGAGGTTCTTCATGCAG TTGTCTGAACCACTTTTAACGTTTGAACTTTATCAAGAATTTATAGAGCTTGCAAAG GACAATTCAGTACAGAAAGAAGTGTGTGAGAAAGAAACCATTGAGAAGCTCAAAGAATTGGTTAATAAGCTTCCAACAGTGCACTATATAACTCTGGCATTTTTAATCCACCATTTGAAAAG gATATCAGAAAATGTAGAGAAGAATAACATGCCACCAAGTAACCTTGGTATTGTGTTTGGACCAAACTTGCTTAAAACAAG TGAAGGAAATGCCTCGTTGAACTCTTTGATCGACACGGTGCATCAAGCTAAGGCCATAGAATTGTTGATCATTCATGTGGAAGAGATTTTTGGACCACCTGAAGTGGCCTATCCAGACATTCTTCAAGAACTGGATGAGTTATATAGGATGAAACCATGGAATAAAA ATGAGGAACATCCTGTTGAGCGTTCAGTATCAACTACAAGTGATGTTAGTGATGACCACAACTATAGTCTGGAACCTGCTGATGACAGTGAACTTCTTGATGACTCCATGCAAGAAACTTCTCTTGACCTGGAGGTTCCAGAATCTGTAAGGAGCAAACTACCCAGGTGTGACTCAG ATGAATGGCTGGTTTCAGAGATTGAACTAGACAGTGATAAACCACTTCTGCTAGAGAGCTCACCATTCATTAGGTCCAAGTATTCATTCTACGGAAAGTCAAGGCTCAGAAAAGTGAGCCCTAATCATCACATCTACGAGGGCAATGTTCAGAGCCTGGAAAATGAAGGTAATATGAAAACAGATGAAAAACAGCCTTGTCATGATAGTATTGACAGTGCTTCTAATCATAGAGTACCTGAAATGTCTCTCAGTCATTATTATGGGCTTTCCATACACCTCAACTCCACTCCAACTCATAAAAATCCTGCTGTTGTTCACTCTTCCACTCCAAGAATTCACACGAATGGAAAATCTGCAGGCTGTCCTCCTTCCCGAGTCAGTGAAGAATTAGCTACAGTTACTAGTCAAGACAAACCTGAAACTAACATGTATTTAACAGCACCAACAGTCAATGTTGCTGGACAGAATATTCTCACATCACCAGTCAGTGCCCAGCATCCAGGTGTAAAACATTCCTCGCACTCTTGTAGCTCGCACTTAGAGCAACAACCGTGTGACACACGGCAGCAAAAGGAGAGACTTTCAGATGAGACCTTACATGCTATCAATTCTAGTTCAAAAAACAGAGAGATCTTAG GGCTGTCTGTTCTAGATAGGAATATAACTTTCCCCCGTAGCCGCTACTCTTTAGCCTGTCTTCCAGTTTCCACGTCAGAAAGCAGGTCTCGAACAAG TTCACTACCTAACGAGGAACCTTATACTATTTTGGCTcctgataaaaataaagtatcacAGCAAAAACTGGATGTCCCATCCCAAAAACTTGAAAGACGACACGTTAACACTTTGGCCGTTTCAAATAAAAGTTCACAAACACCAACAGTGCCCTTGTTCTCTTCATCGCTCGGTCCGTTAAGCCCAAAAGTTAGCTCGTCCAAAACCTCGCGCTATGAAATTACAACAGACATCCAAAAGGGGGAGACACAAAGAGAAAATAGTCCCTGCAGCCAACTACACTTCGTCTGA
- the LOC143240717 gene encoding rho GTPase-activating protein 45-like isoform X7, producing MGDLDPRQSQKDESSENLLSSSGVSNLVFSQGKGPKSPVLSPEDIDLKLLATEDGVSLALQRAKLWSKYAKDVICYVEKKTSQEMEHARNLTKLAQSMKPVLKEESYLPFQSIYCTALDQDLEYASSLYDNYEMLHTHKFIEPLSARRVEYEKARKQIKDRWHRELKKMEETVSNLRKARALYVQRQQDYEKAKDSADKAENCENNESSSKVDKKRRLEDDTLQKAKEAETTYKACVAEANERQLWLEKTKREVLQEVRELICHCDQTMKAVTVSYFQLQHTMSAPFPVQFQTLCESSRLYEPGQQYMEYVKRLPEPLGWSTKVLPAFVFEPYSPDSRSEKSSRSSNVSVNSYEDVLHRHLVESNGATLQQPLRIFNGFSRFIQSSDTDSISSCQSTKFQENWSPPSPQLGSYKIRSMSIGDEFEMDTDQVDCSMPSVRRLFMSKAAETHSFKKIRKPSRCRECDSYVYFQGFECLQCGLACHKKCLENLAIQCGSTRVPCKMTTFGVNLTTHAAETGRKIPLIVIRCVSEIDQRGSSIRGIYRVSGVKSRVENLCQLFENTPDLVDLYKIHPFVIASVLKRFFMQLSEPLLTFELYQEFIELAKDNSVQKEVCEKETIEKLKELVNKLPTVHYITLAFLIHHLKRISENVEKNNMPPSNLGIVFGPNLLKTSEGNASLNSLIDTVHQAKAIELLIIHVEEIFGPPEVAYPDILQELDELYRMKPWNKNEEHPVERSVSTTSDVSDDHNYSLEPADDSELLDDSMQETSLDLEVPESVRSKLPRCDSDEWLVSEIELDSDKPLLLESSPFIRSKYSFYGKSRLRKVSPNHHIYEGNVQSLENEGNMKTDEKQPCHDSIDSASNHRVPEMSLSHYYGLSIHLNSTPTHKNPAVVHSSTPRIHTNGKSAGCPPSRVSEELATVTSQDKPETNMYLTAPTVNVAGQNILTSPVSAQHPGVKHSSHSCSSHLEQQPCDTRQQKERLSDETLHAINSSSKNREILGLSVLDRNITFPRSRYSLACLPVSTSESRSRTSSLPNEEPYTILAPDKNKVSQQKLDVPSQKLERRHVNTLAVSNKSSQTPTVPLFSSSLGPLSPKVSSSKTSRYEITTDIQKGETQRENSPCSQLHFV from the exons TCTTCCGAAAATCTTCTGTCGTCAAGTGGTGTTTCTAATCTAGTGTTCTCACAAGGAAAAGGACCAA AATCTCCAGTCCTTTCACCCGAGGATATCGACCTCAAACTTCTGGCCACCGAGGATGGAGTCTCACTCGCCTTACAGAGAGCAAAGCTATGGTCCAAGTACGCAAAGGATGTTATTTGTTACGTAGAAAAAAAGACTAGTCAAG AAATGGAACATGCTCGTAACCTGACAAAGTTAGCACAGTCGATGAAACCGGTTTTGAAAGAAGAG AGTTACTTACCGTTCCAGTCCATTTACTGTACAGCTCTCGATCAGGATCTGGAATATGCTAGCTCCCTCTATGATAACTACGAAATGCTACACACTCATAAGTTTATTGAG CCACTGTCTGCGAGAAGGGTTGAGTATGAAAAAGCTCGAAAACAAATCAAAGACAGGTGGCATCGAGAACTAAAGAAAATG GAGGAAACAGTTTCAAATCTTCGAAAAGCCAGAGCACTTTATGTTCAAAGACAACAAGATTATGAAAAGGCCAAAGATTCTGCAGACAAGGCTGAAAATTGTGAGAACAATGAATCATCGAGCAAAGTGGACAAAAAACGGCGACTTGAAGATGATACCCTTCAGAAGGCTAAAGAAGCTGAAACAACTTATAAGGCTTGTGTAGCCGAAGCTAATGAGAGACAACTGTGGTTAGAAAAGACAAAG AGAGAAGTGTTACAAGAAGTGAGAGAATTGATCTGCCATTGTGATCAGACAATGAAAGCTGTGACTGTGTCTTACTTCCAGCTTCAGCACACTATGTCAGCACCTTTTCCTGTTCAG TTCCAGACACTGTGTGAAAGTAGCAGGCTTTACGAACCAGGACAACAGTACATGGAGTATGTAAAGAGACTGCCTGAACCATTGGGATGGTCTACCAAAGTTCTACCTGCATTTGTTTTTGAACCTTATTCACCTGATTCCAG ATCAGAAAAATCGTCACGATCTTCAAACGTTTCAGTCAACAGCTATGAGGATGTATTACATCGTCACTTAGTTGAATCAA ATGGTGCCACATTACAACAGCCTTTACGGATTTTCAATGGCTTTTCTCGATTTATTCAATCAAGCGATACAGATAGCATAAGTAGCTGTCAGAGTACAAAATTTCAAGAGAACTGGTCACCTCCAAGTCCTCAGTTGGGGTCATACAAAATCAGAAGCATGTCCATAGGAGATGAATTCGAAATGGACACAGATCAGG ttGATTGTTCTATGCCTTCAGTCAGAAGGCTCTTCATGTCCAAGGCTGCTGAGACACACAGTTTCAAAAAGATCAGAAAACCATCCAGGTGTAGAGAGTGTGATTCATATGTTTATTTCCAAGGATTTGAATGCTTGCAG TGTGGGCTTGCATGCCACAAGAAATGTTTGGAGAATTTAGCCATTCAGTGTGGGAGTACTAGAGTACCGTGCAAGATGACCACTTTCGGAGTCAATCTGACCACTCATGCAGCAGAAACTGGCAGAAAGATCCCTTTGATAGTCATTCGATGCGTTTCAGAAATAGATCAAAGAGGATCATCCATAAGA GGAATATATCGGGTGTCAGGGGTCAAGTCCCGTGTTGAAAATCTGTGTCAGCTTTTTGAAAATACTCCAGATTTGGTTGACCTGTACAAAATCCATCCCTTTGTCATAGCTAGTGTCCTCAAGAGGTTCTTCATGCAG TTGTCTGAACCACTTTTAACGTTTGAACTTTATCAAGAATTTATAGAGCTTGCAAAG GACAATTCAGTACAGAAAGAAGTGTGTGAGAAAGAAACCATTGAGAAGCTCAAAGAATTGGTTAATAAGCTTCCAACAGTGCACTATATAACTCTGGCATTTTTAATCCACCATTTGAAAAG gATATCAGAAAATGTAGAGAAGAATAACATGCCACCAAGTAACCTTGGTATTGTGTTTGGACCAAACTTGCTTAAAACAAG TGAAGGAAATGCCTCGTTGAACTCTTTGATCGACACGGTGCATCAAGCTAAGGCCATAGAATTGTTGATCATTCATGTGGAAGAGATTTTTGGACCACCTGAAGTGGCCTATCCAGACATTCTTCAAGAACTGGATGAGTTATATAGGATGAAACCATGGAATAAAA ATGAGGAACATCCTGTTGAGCGTTCAGTATCAACTACAAGTGATGTTAGTGATGACCACAACTATAGTCTGGAACCTGCTGATGACAGTGAACTTCTTGATGACTCCATGCAAGAAACTTCTCTTGACCTGGAGGTTCCAGAATCTGTAAGGAGCAAACTACCCAGGTGTGACTCAG ATGAATGGCTGGTTTCAGAGATTGAACTAGACAGTGATAAACCACTTCTGCTAGAGAGCTCACCATTCATTAGGTCCAAGTATTCATTCTACGGAAAGTCAAGGCTCAGAAAAGTGAGCCCTAATCATCACATCTACGAGGGCAATGTTCAGAGCCTGGAAAATGAAGGTAATATGAAAACAGATGAAAAACAGCCTTGTCATGATAGTATTGACAGTGCTTCTAATCATAGAGTACCTGAAATGTCTCTCAGTCATTATTATGGGCTTTCCATACACCTCAACTCCACTCCAACTCATAAAAATCCTGCTGTTGTTCACTCTTCCACTCCAAGAATTCACACGAATGGAAAATCTGCAGGCTGTCCTCCTTCCCGAGTCAGTGAAGAATTAGCTACAGTTACTAGTCAAGACAAACCTGAAACTAACATGTATTTAACAGCACCAACAGTCAATGTTGCTGGACAGAATATTCTCACATCACCAGTCAGTGCCCAGCATCCAGGTGTAAAACATTCCTCGCACTCTTGTAGCTCGCACTTAGAGCAACAACCGTGTGACACACGGCAGCAAAAGGAGAGACTTTCAGATGAGACCTTACATGCTATCAATTCTAGTTCAAAAAACAGAGAGATCTTAG GGCTGTCTGTTCTAGATAGGAATATAACTTTCCCCCGTAGCCGCTACTCTTTAGCCTGTCTTCCAGTTTCCACGTCAGAAAGCAGGTCTCGAACAAG TTCACTACCTAACGAGGAACCTTATACTATTTTGGCTcctgataaaaataaagtatcacAGCAAAAACTGGATGTCCCATCCCAAAAACTTGAAAGACGACACGTTAACACTTTGGCCGTTTCAAATAAAAGTTCACAAACACCAACAGTGCCCTTGTTCTCTTCATCGCTCGGTCCGTTAAGCCCAAAAGTTAGCTCGTCCAAAACCTCGCGCTATGAAATTACAACAGACATCCAAAAGGGGGAGACACAAAGAGAAAATAGTCCCTGCAGCCAACTACACTTCGTCTGA